In Halobaculum limi, one DNA window encodes the following:
- a CDS encoding isocitrate/isopropylmalate dehydrogenase family protein — MTEGANTVTDGGDVPEIAVIPGDGIGQEVVPAAVDVLDAVGDYEFTEAEAGDATLDETGEALPAETYDLAASADATLFGAAGESAADVILPLREAVGSFVNIRPARAYPGVDALRPETDLVFLRENTEGVYAGHEDRLTDDVSTLTRVVTQSASRRLGQFACEFVEERGYDGFTVAHKANVMRETDGLFRDTVLAEAEAAGVDADTVLMDAFATHVCLDPEQFDVVVCPNLAGDVLSDLAAGLVGGLGLLPSANVGPERGLFEPVHGTAPDIAGDGVANPSATLLSAAMLVESLGDDEAGAQIRSAVESVLSDGPRTPDLGGEATTEDVTDAVLARL; from the coding sequence ATGACTGAGGGAGCGAACACGGTGACCGACGGCGGCGACGTCCCGGAGATTGCGGTCATCCCCGGCGACGGCATCGGGCAGGAGGTCGTCCCCGCGGCCGTCGACGTACTCGACGCCGTCGGCGACTACGAGTTCACCGAGGCGGAGGCCGGCGACGCCACCCTCGACGAGACGGGTGAAGCGTTGCCCGCCGAGACGTACGACCTCGCGGCGTCCGCGGACGCGACGCTGTTCGGCGCGGCCGGGGAGTCGGCCGCGGACGTGATCCTCCCGCTCCGGGAGGCCGTCGGGTCGTTCGTCAATATCCGCCCGGCGCGGGCGTACCCCGGCGTCGACGCGCTTCGCCCGGAGACGGACCTCGTCTTCCTGCGGGAGAACACCGAGGGCGTGTACGCGGGCCACGAGGACCGCCTCACCGACGACGTGTCGACGCTGACGCGCGTCGTCACGCAGTCGGCGTCGCGGCGACTGGGACAGTTCGCGTGTGAGTTCGTCGAGGAGCGAGGGTACGACGGCTTCACCGTCGCGCACAAGGCGAACGTGATGCGCGAGACGGACGGCCTGTTTCGCGACACCGTCCTCGCGGAAGCGGAGGCGGCAGGCGTCGACGCCGACACGGTTCTGATGGACGCATTCGCCACGCACGTCTGTCTCGACCCCGAGCAGTTCGACGTGGTCGTCTGTCCCAACCTCGCGGGCGACGTGCTCTCGGATCTGGCGGCCGGACTCGTCGGCGGCCTCGGTCTGCTCCCGTCCGCGAACGTCGGCCCGGAACGTGGGCTGTTCGAACCGGTCCACGGCACCGCACCCGACATCGCCGGTGATGGAGTCGCGAACCCATCGGCGACGCTGTTGTCGGCGGCGATGCTCGTCGAATCGCTCGGCGACGACGAGGCCGGCGCACAGATTCGCTCGGCCGTCGAGTCCGTCCTCTCGGACGGCCCGCGCACGCCCGACTTGGGCGGCGAGGCGACGACCGAGGACGTGACCGACGCGGTGCTGGCGCGACTGTAG
- a CDS encoding thiol-disulfide oxidoreductase DCC family protein: MSDDDTATADPLADVDPERHPVILFDGVCNLCHRSIRFLVRYDHAGVFRFAPLDSPVGQALLREHDLPTADHESFVLIDSEGAHQKSTAALRVARGLGLPWSLAWALRAVPRSVRDTLYDLVAEYRYDVFGKKDACEVPEPEVRERFAERALE, translated from the coding sequence ATGAGCGACGACGACACCGCGACAGCCGACCCACTCGCGGACGTCGACCCCGAGCGACACCCGGTCATCCTCTTCGACGGGGTCTGCAACCTCTGTCACCGCAGTATCCGCTTCCTCGTCCGCTACGACCACGCGGGTGTCTTCCGGTTTGCACCGCTCGACTCGCCTGTTGGACAGGCGCTGCTGCGCGAACACGACCTCCCGACGGCGGACCACGAGTCGTTCGTCCTCATCGACAGCGAGGGGGCCCACCAGAAGTCGACGGCCGCGCTCCGCGTCGCCCGTGGCCTCGGCCTCCCGTGGAGTCTCGCGTGGGCGCTTCGGGCCGTCCCGCGCTCGGTTCGTGACACGCTCTACGACCTCGTCGCCGAGTATCGCTACGACGTGTTCGGGAAGAAAGACGCCTGCGAGGTTCCGGAACCGGAGGTCAGAGAACGGTTCGCCGAGCGTGCACTGGAGTAG
- the leuC gene encoding 3-isopropylmalate dehydratase large subunit — translation MSEGTLYDKVWERHKVADLPNGQDQLFIGLHLVHEVTSPQAFGMLREREMEVAFPDRTVATTDHIVPTDPEGRERPLADDQAEEMLTHLERNTEEAGIRFFGLDDDRQGIAHVVGPELGFVQPGMTVVCGDSHTSTHGAFGAIGMGIGTSQIRDVFATGSIAADKKAVRRVEVSGELGDGVGAKDIILHVIRQLGVDGGVGHVYEYGGEAIRSLDMEGRLAVCNMSIEGGARAGYINPDETTYEYLEGREFAPEGEAFEERKQYWESIRSDDDAEYDDVVEVDADGLAPQVSWGTNPEQVVGVDEAVPDPADTRDPDAAERAQAHTEVTPGETMEGHAVDVAFLGTCTNGRVADFREAARVLEGREVADDVRALAVPGSGTVKRKLEAEGIDQVFKDAGFQWREAGCSMCLAMNDDALEGDEVCASSSNRNYVGRQGSTEGRTHLMSPAMVAAAAVEGAVTDVRELDTADSVGAEVDE, via the coding sequence ATGAGCGAGGGAACGCTGTACGACAAGGTGTGGGAGCGGCACAAGGTGGCGGACCTGCCGAACGGACAGGACCAACTGTTCATCGGCCTCCACCTCGTCCACGAAGTGACGAGTCCGCAGGCGTTCGGAATGTTGCGCGAACGCGAGATGGAGGTCGCGTTTCCGGACCGGACCGTGGCGACGACGGACCACATCGTGCCGACCGACCCGGAGGGTCGTGAGCGACCGCTCGCGGACGACCAGGCCGAGGAGATGCTTACCCACCTCGAACGCAACACCGAGGAGGCGGGCATCCGCTTTTTCGGTCTCGACGACGACCGACAGGGCATCGCCCACGTAGTCGGCCCGGAACTGGGCTTCGTCCAGCCGGGAATGACGGTCGTCTGTGGTGACAGCCACACCTCCACCCACGGCGCGTTCGGCGCCATCGGGATGGGCATCGGGACCAGCCAGATTCGCGACGTGTTCGCGACTGGCTCTATCGCCGCAGACAAGAAAGCCGTCCGCCGGGTCGAAGTCTCCGGCGAACTCGGTGACGGCGTCGGCGCGAAAGACATCATCCTGCACGTCATCCGACAACTCGGCGTCGACGGCGGCGTCGGCCACGTGTACGAGTACGGCGGCGAGGCTATCCGCTCGCTGGATATGGAGGGTCGCCTCGCCGTGTGCAACATGTCTATCGAGGGCGGCGCTCGCGCGGGCTACATCAACCCCGACGAGACCACCTACGAGTACCTCGAAGGCCGCGAGTTCGCCCCCGAGGGCGAGGCGTTCGAGGAACGCAAGCAGTACTGGGAGTCCATCCGCTCGGACGACGACGCCGAGTACGACGACGTGGTCGAGGTCGACGCCGACGGCCTCGCGCCGCAGGTGTCGTGGGGGACGAACCCCGAACAGGTCGTCGGCGTCGACGAAGCGGTTCCCGACCCCGCCGACACGCGCGACCCGGACGCGGCCGAACGCGCACAGGCGCACACCGAGGTCACGCCCGGCGAGACGATGGAGGGACACGCCGTCGACGTTGCGTTCCTCGGGACGTGTACGAACGGTCGTGTCGCGGACTTCCGCGAGGCCGCACGAGTGCTGGAGGGTCGTGAAGTCGCAGACGACGTGCGTGCGCTTGCGGTCCCCGGGTCGGGGACAGTCAAGCGGAAACTGGAGGCCGAGGGCATCGATCAGGTGTTCAAAGACGCCGGCTTCCAGTGGCGCGAGGCCGGGTGTTCGATGTGCCTCGCGATGAACGACGACGCCCTCGAGGGCGACGAGGTGTGTGCCTCCTCGTCGAACCGCAACTACGTCGGTCGACAGGGGAGCACCGAGGGGCGCACCCACCTGATGTCGCCCGCGATGGTCGCGGCGGCGGCCGTCGAGGGTGCGGTGACGGACGTCCGAGAACTCGACACCGCCGACAGCGTCGGCGCGGAGGTGGACGAATGA
- a CDS encoding radical SAM protein: protein MISKGCEQCSKGGKMVLFVYGYCDQRDCFYCPLGENRKNVTDVYANERLVESDEDVIEEAKRMSALGTSITGGEPQEAMAKTCRYLRLLKDEFGEDHHTHLYTGIPGGRENMRRLSEAGLDEIRFHPPVEQWGDLHGTEWEDILYIAREEGLTPAFEIPGIRAEEEFLEFLDEGAAEFCNVNEFEMSDGNYRRMQEQGFELQEGHMSAVDGSKEAILDVMGDHPKVYFCTSVFKDAAQHRNRLKRMARNLRRPFDEVTDDGTLVYGKTYASPDRIAELGVPEEFYSVKSNHVEVAWWLLEEMIEEGDLDDGEVVEQYPTYDGTVVERTPLA, encoded by the coding sequence ATGATCTCGAAGGGCTGTGAACAGTGCTCCAAGGGCGGGAAGATGGTGCTGTTCGTGTACGGCTACTGCGACCAGCGCGACTGCTTCTACTGTCCGCTCGGGGAGAACCGCAAGAACGTCACCGACGTGTACGCCAACGAGCGACTCGTCGAGTCCGACGAGGACGTCATCGAGGAGGCCAAGCGGATGTCGGCGCTGGGCACCTCCATCACCGGCGGCGAGCCACAGGAGGCGATGGCGAAGACGTGTCGGTACCTCCGTCTGCTGAAAGACGAGTTTGGCGAGGACCACCACACCCACCTCTACACGGGGATTCCGGGTGGCCGCGAGAATATGCGCCGCCTCTCGGAGGCCGGTCTCGACGAGATTCGCTTCCACCCGCCGGTCGAGCAGTGGGGCGACCTCCACGGCACCGAGTGGGAGGACATCCTCTACATCGCCCGCGAGGAGGGACTGACGCCGGCGTTCGAGATTCCGGGCATCCGCGCCGAAGAGGAGTTCCTCGAGTTCCTCGACGAGGGTGCGGCCGAGTTCTGCAACGTCAACGAATTCGAGATGTCCGACGGGAACTACCGGCGGATGCAAGAGCAGGGCTTCGAACTGCAGGAGGGCCACATGTCCGCCGTCGACGGATCGAAAGAGGCCATCCTCGACGTGATGGGCGACCACCCGAAGGTGTACTTCTGTACCTCGGTGTTCAAAGACGCCGCCCAACACCGCAACCGCTTGAAGCGGATGGCGCGCAACCTCCGTCGCCCGTTCGACGAGGTGACCGACGACGGGACGCTCGTGTACGGCAAGACGTACGCCAGCCCCGACCGCATCGCGGAACTCGGCGTGCCCGAGGAGTTCTACTCCGTCAAGTCGAACCACGTCGAGGTCGCGTGGTGGCTATTGGAGGAGATGATCGAAGAGGGTGACCTCGACGACGGCGAAGTCGTCGAACAGTACCCGACCTACGACGGGACGGTCGTCGAGCGGACGCCGCTGGCGTAA
- a CDS encoding S9 family peptidase, translated as MYRRDLRDTDHDDLLAAMASADTVVQAASAPDDDRIAYAKTREGQTDLWLWDGTTDTRLTSDGISAQRYGRGDPAWFDWHPAGDEVAFLSGDGDLSTVDVETGEVTALTTYDDPDLGLAYGPDGDAIAVVTNHFSRGSLALVASDGSRIEALADDEYLYGDPAVADDGTVYATRAEHRHLFDYEADLVAVDRDDAGRGQGVRAVYAEEGVRVQNVRPRPDSTEVAFVHDADGFDAVGVVDGHAGGDPETLYAVDEAEVADPAWSPSGKTLAVTVTDDARANVHVVDRDGFSEELTDEDAFHTAPRWVDGDVLTVRDTPHDPPVVWNANDGEQVSPSAAPDFGARIPEPTTIRYTSSGMEIQAVVYPPAAEADDESVPLLVKAHGGPTSFDRFRFDHRAAYLAALGYCVVLPNYRGSDGYGRAFRMANDHDWGGGDLDDVITAADAATEAFDAVDGDRAGIYGGSGGGLMTVNALGNSDRFRAGAAFYGVYDYETFLDDTDDIGWQLMKRELGDVATDLENYREASPIRHVPDIEDPLLVLHGEADVRVPISQSEQLCDELDKHGKRYEFRRYEGEPHGFGQRENVVDAYTRVADFFAKYLQVDPDDGSSRPHPTDEPDRTSN; from the coding sequence GTGTACCGACGAGACCTCCGCGACACCGACCACGACGACCTGTTGGCAGCGATGGCCAGCGCCGACACGGTCGTGCAGGCGGCCTCGGCCCCCGACGACGACCGCATCGCCTACGCGAAGACCCGCGAGGGACAGACCGACCTCTGGCTGTGGGACGGGACGACCGACACCCGACTGACGAGCGACGGGATATCGGCCCAACGGTACGGCCGCGGCGACCCAGCGTGGTTCGACTGGCACCCCGCAGGCGACGAGGTGGCGTTCCTCTCGGGCGACGGCGACCTCTCGACGGTCGACGTCGAGACGGGCGAGGTGACCGCGCTCACGACGTACGACGACCCCGACCTGGGCCTCGCGTACGGTCCCGACGGTGACGCCATCGCCGTCGTCACGAACCACTTCTCGCGGGGGTCGCTCGCACTCGTCGCTTCGGATGGCTCTCGGATCGAGGCGCTCGCGGACGACGAGTATCTGTACGGCGATCCCGCCGTCGCCGACGACGGGACGGTGTACGCGACCCGTGCCGAACACCGTCACCTGTTCGACTACGAGGCCGATCTCGTCGCCGTCGACCGCGACGACGCCGGGCGTGGTCAGGGCGTCCGTGCGGTGTACGCCGAGGAGGGCGTTCGCGTCCAGAACGTCCGTCCACGCCCCGACTCGACGGAGGTGGCGTTCGTCCACGATGCCGACGGCTTCGATGCGGTTGGCGTCGTCGACGGTCACGCTGGCGGCGACCCGGAGACGCTGTACGCCGTCGACGAGGCGGAGGTCGCCGATCCCGCGTGGAGTCCCTCCGGCAAGACACTCGCCGTGACCGTGACCGACGACGCCCGCGCGAACGTCCACGTCGTCGACCGCGACGGCTTCTCCGAGGAACTGACCGACGAGGACGCCTTCCACACCGCGCCTCGCTGGGTCGACGGCGACGTACTCACAGTTCGAGACACTCCGCACGACCCACCCGTGGTCTGGAACGCGAACGATGGCGAACAGGTTTCTCCCAGCGCCGCGCCCGATTTCGGCGCGCGCATCCCAGAGCCGACGACTATCCGCTACACGTCCAGCGGGATGGAGATACAGGCGGTCGTCTACCCGCCCGCCGCAGAGGCCGACGACGAGTCGGTGCCGCTCTTGGTGAAAGCCCACGGCGGGCCGACCTCCTTCGACCGCTTCCGCTTCGACCACCGGGCGGCGTACCTCGCAGCGCTGGGCTACTGTGTCGTGCTCCCGAACTACCGGGGGAGCGACGGCTACGGCCGCGCGTTCCGGATGGCCAACGACCACGACTGGGGCGGCGGCGACCTCGACGACGTCATCACGGCGGCCGACGCCGCGACCGAGGCGTTCGACGCCGTCGACGGCGACCGCGCGGGTATCTACGGCGGGTCCGGCGGCGGCCTGATGACCGTGAACGCGCTGGGTAACTCCGACCGCTTCCGGGCGGGTGCGGCTTTCTACGGCGTGTACGACTACGAGACGTTCCTCGACGACACCGACGACATCGGCTGGCAGTTGATGAAGCGCGAACTCGGCGACGTCGCGACGGACTTGGAGAACTACCGCGAGGCGTCGCCCATCCGGCACGTCCCGGACATCGAAGACCCGTTGCTCGTCCTCCACGGCGAAGCCGACGTGCGCGTGCCCATCAGCCAGTCCGAGCAGTTGTGCGACGAACTGGACAAGCACGGCAAACGCTACGAGTTCCGCCGCTACGAGGGCGAGCCACACGGCTTCGGACAGCGAGAGAACGTCGTCGACGCGTACACCCGAGTCGCGGACTTCTTCGCCAAGTACCTCCAGGTCGACCCCGACGATGGGAGCAGTCGCCCGCATCCAACAGACGAACCCGACCGCACCTCGAACTGA
- a CDS encoding NYN domain-containing protein has translation MGLFDWLGTSSPTADAAGDDTPPAGAGHAGPHGPWHDADGSYAEPRGVALFVDGPNVFRDEFDVDFADLRAAAEADGDLVTARLYLDEHATPGLIQAAEANGFQVVTTSGDVDVKLAVDVATFAAERRAATVAVASRDTDFKPALEAANEYGLRTLAIAPGSYGRSDALRRSADDAVTLGE, from the coding sequence ATGGGACTGTTCGACTGGCTGGGGACGTCGTCTCCGACCGCCGACGCGGCCGGCGACGACACGCCCCCCGCCGGGGCGGGGCACGCCGGCCCCCACGGACCGTGGCACGACGCCGACGGGTCGTACGCCGAACCTCGCGGCGTCGCCCTGTTCGTCGACGGGCCGAACGTGTTTCGCGACGAGTTCGACGTCGACTTCGCAGACCTCCGTGCGGCCGCGGAAGCCGACGGTGACCTCGTGACCGCCCGCCTGTACCTCGACGAACACGCGACGCCTGGCCTCATCCAAGCCGCCGAAGCCAACGGCTTCCAGGTCGTCACCACCAGCGGCGACGTGGACGTGAAACTCGCCGTCGACGTGGCGACGTTCGCGGCCGAACGCCGCGCCGCGACGGTCGCCGTCGCCTCGCGCGACACCGACTTCAAGCCCGCGCTAGAGGCTGCCAACGAGTACGGCCTGCGCACGCTCGCTATCGCGCCGGGCAGTTACGGGCGGTCGGACGCACTCCGCCGGAGTGCCGACGACGCGGTGACACTCGGGGAGTAA
- the pdxS gene encoding pyridoxal 5'-phosphate synthase lyase subunit PdxS: protein MADETDLEELRRGTDLVKRGFARMQKGGVIMDVVSREQARIAEDAGAVAVMHLESVPADIRKRGGVARMADPGKLQEVIDEVSIPVMGKARIGHTAEAQILEAAGADMVDESEVLTTADERYHIDKRDFTAPFVCGARNLGEALRRIDEGAAMIRTKGEAGTGDVNQAVTHQRNIQRAIRKLSGMAYEEREEWARKNEAPRDLVHETADMGRLPVVNFAAGGIATPADAALMMQHGCDGIFVGSGIFGAEDPTQMGEAIVQAVNNYDDPETLVDIAKDIGAGMKGQANETMPEEEKLQGRGV, encoded by the coding sequence ATGGCTGACGAGACCGATCTTGAGGAGCTTCGACGCGGGACGGACCTCGTGAAGCGCGGGTTCGCACGGATGCAGAAAGGCGGCGTCATTATGGACGTCGTCAGCCGCGAACAGGCTCGCATCGCGGAGGACGCAGGTGCGGTCGCGGTGATGCACCTCGAATCGGTGCCGGCGGACATCCGCAAGCGCGGCGGCGTCGCGCGGATGGCCGACCCCGGCAAACTGCAGGAGGTCATCGACGAAGTGTCCATCCCGGTGATGGGGAAAGCGCGCATCGGCCACACTGCCGAGGCGCAGATTCTGGAGGCCGCGGGTGCGGACATGGTCGACGAGTCCGAGGTGCTGACGACGGCCGACGAGCGCTACCACATCGACAAGCGCGACTTCACCGCGCCGTTCGTCTGTGGCGCACGCAACCTCGGCGAGGCGCTTCGCCGCATCGACGAGGGCGCAGCGATGATCCGGACGAAAGGCGAGGCCGGCACCGGCGACGTGAACCAGGCCGTCACCCACCAGCGCAACATCCAGCGCGCCATCCGCAAACTCTCCGGGATGGCCTACGAGGAACGCGAGGAGTGGGCCCGCAAGAACGAGGCCCCCCGAGATCTGGTCCACGAGACGGCGGATATGGGCCGCCTCCCGGTCGTCAACTTCGCCGCCGGCGGCATCGCGACGCCCGCCGACGCGGCGCTGATGATGCAACACGGCTGTGACGGCATCTTCGTCGGATCCGGTATCTTCGGCGCAGAGGATCCGACGCAGATGGGCGAGGCCATCGTGCAGGCGGTCAACAACTACGACGACCCCGAGACGCTCGTCGACATCGCGAAAGACATCGGCGCCGGCATGAAGGGCCAAGCCAACGAGACGATGCCCGAGGAGGAGAAACTCCAGGGCCGCGGCGTCTAA
- a CDS encoding 3-isopropylmalate dehydratase small subunit, whose translation MSDDAEGVSVPSIRRVAGTGMPVRGDDIDTDQILPARFLKAVTFDNMGEYAFYDQRRDEDGTLNDHPLNEYQGANVLAVNDNFGCGSSREHAPQGLMRWGVEAIVGESFAEIFQDNCKSLGIVTLAVDAEEVDALQEFIESNPEAGIEVDVRSETVRYDGNTVEGTIPPAMREALLEGIWDTTAVMRSNLDRAKATHDDLPYTDD comes from the coding sequence ATGAGCGACGACGCGGAGGGCGTCTCCGTGCCGTCCATCCGTCGCGTCGCGGGGACGGGCATGCCCGTCCGCGGCGACGACATCGACACCGACCAGATCCTCCCCGCCCGATTCCTGAAGGCCGTCACCTTCGACAATATGGGTGAATACGCCTTCTACGACCAGCGGCGCGACGAGGACGGCACCCTCAACGACCACCCACTCAACGAGTACCAGGGCGCGAACGTCCTCGCGGTCAACGACAACTTCGGCTGTGGCTCCTCGCGCGAACACGCCCCGCAAGGGCTGATGCGGTGGGGCGTCGAGGCCATCGTCGGCGAGTCGTTCGCGGAGATTTTCCAGGACAACTGCAAGTCGCTTGGCATCGTCACGCTCGCGGTCGACGCCGAGGAGGTCGACGCCCTGCAGGAGTTCATCGAGTCGAATCCCGAGGCCGGCATCGAGGTGGACGTGCGCTCAGAGACCGTCCGCTACGACGGGAACACCGTCGAGGGGACCATCCCGCCCGCGATGCGAGAGGCCCTGTTGGAGGGCATCTGGGACACGACCGCCGTGATGCGGAGCAATCTCGACCGCGCGAAAGCGACCCACGACGACCTCCCGTACACCGATGACTGA
- a CDS encoding S8 family serine peptidase: MTDSNERDGVRRRGFLKLTGVAAGTAAMGGVAAARSGRDPGPKEDEVLVGVSVTADDIEQEVAQYVPGNAEVVHSNETLSYVAVAFPSEAADVARENFVEAITKKDHIKYAEDNETLETQLAPSDPQFDSQYAPQQVRSDEAWDTTLGDSSVTIAVVDTGAQYDHPDLQGNYASDPGRDFVDDDSDPAPDVPSDEYHGTHVSGCAAAVVDNGSGVAGQGNSTLINGRSLDESGSGSTADIADAVQWAADQGADVINLSLGGGGYTSTMKNAVSYADDNGALVVAAAGNNGTSSVSYPAAYSECLAVSAVDSNENLASFSQYGDSVELCAPGVNVLSTTTETRGGYEELSGTSMATPVTSGVAGLTLAKWSSLTNLELRDHLKATASDVGLSSTQQGSGQVDAYAAVTTDPANSDGGDDGGDGGDGGGSGDTTTGSVDGSLSGYWDYDNYTWAWTYSAPSRVVVELDGPADADFDLYVNTGTTQNASPSNYDYASYTMDSQESVTIDDPDDSTDLQIDVDSYSGSGSYTLTITEYQ, encoded by the coding sequence ATGACAGACAGCAACGAACGCGACGGCGTGCGGCGACGCGGATTCTTGAAACTGACTGGTGTGGCCGCCGGGACGGCCGCGATGGGCGGAGTCGCCGCCGCTCGTTCCGGGCGAGACCCGGGCCCGAAGGAAGACGAGGTTCTCGTCGGTGTCTCCGTCACCGCCGACGACATCGAACAGGAGGTCGCACAGTACGTCCCCGGCAACGCCGAGGTCGTCCACAGCAACGAGACGCTCAGTTACGTCGCGGTCGCGTTCCCGTCGGAGGCCGCAGACGTGGCACGGGAGAACTTCGTCGAAGCGATCACGAAGAAAGACCACATCAAGTACGCCGAGGACAACGAGACGCTGGAGACGCAGTTGGCTCCCAGCGACCCGCAGTTCGACAGTCAGTACGCGCCTCAACAGGTCCGCTCGGACGAGGCGTGGGACACGACGCTCGGTGACTCCTCGGTGACCATCGCCGTCGTCGACACCGGCGCACAGTACGACCACCCTGATCTGCAGGGTAACTACGCTTCGGACCCCGGCCGCGACTTCGTAGACGACGACTCCGACCCCGCTCCTGACGTCCCGAGCGACGAGTACCACGGCACACACGTCTCCGGATGTGCGGCGGCCGTCGTCGACAACGGTTCCGGCGTCGCCGGACAGGGTAACTCTACGCTCATCAACGGCCGTTCGCTCGACGAGTCGGGGTCCGGGTCGACCGCGGACATCGCCGACGCGGTCCAGTGGGCCGCCGACCAAGGGGCGGACGTGATCAACCTCAGCCTCGGTGGCGGTGGCTACACAAGCACGATGAAAAACGCCGTCAGTTACGCCGACGACAACGGGGCGCTCGTCGTCGCCGCCGCCGGCAACAACGGCACCTCGTCGGTCAGCTATCCCGCGGCCTACAGCGAGTGTCTCGCCGTCTCAGCGGTCGACTCCAACGAGAACCTCGCGTCGTTCTCGCAGTACGGCGACAGCGTCGAACTGTGCGCGCCTGGCGTCAACGTCCTCTCGACGACGACCGAGACCCGCGGCGGCTACGAGGAACTGTCCGGCACGTCGATGGCGACGCCCGTCACCAGCGGCGTCGCCGGTCTGACGCTCGCGAAGTGGTCGAGCCTCACGAATCTCGAACTCCGCGACCACCTGAAGGCGACCGCCAGCGACGTCGGTCTCTCCAGCACCCAGCAGGGGAGCGGACAGGTCGACGCGTACGCCGCCGTCACCACCGACCCCGCGAATAGCGACGGCGGTGACGACGGGGGTGACGGTGGCGACGGCGGCGGGAGCGGCGACACCACGACCGGGTCGGTCGACGGGTCGCTGTCGGGGTACTGGGACTACGACAACTACACGTGGGCGTGGACGTACTCCGCGCCGAGTCGTGTCGTCGTCGAACTCGACGGCCCCGCCGACGCCGACTTCGACCTGTACGTCAACACGGGCACCACGCAGAATGCCTCACCCAGCAACTACGACTACGCCTCCTACACGATGGACAGCCAAGAGTCGGTCACCATCGACGACCCCGACGACTCCACGGACCTCCAGATCGACGTGGACTCCTACAGCGGATCGGGAAGTTACACGCTGACGATCACCGAGTACCAGTAA
- a CDS encoding DUF5799 family protein, translated as MSNWTDAIVSERMAVDREFSQRVQQSQFSNQEWSLVMTATEFEIEHADDPERARIVADTSKLPQIMPEMDNISKQMGAMAGGGDPSASSKDGVFGGILSDIKDVITGGGGSGGQDKEKLAAAEQLAQEYADELQTHLERKGRFEQVCLAYQE; from the coding sequence ATGAGCAATTGGACCGACGCCATCGTCTCCGAGCGGATGGCTGTCGACCGCGAGTTCTCCCAGCGGGTGCAGCAGTCGCAGTTCTCCAACCAAGAGTGGAGTCTCGTGATGACCGCCACGGAGTTCGAGATCGAACACGCGGACGACCCCGAGCGTGCCCGCATCGTCGCGGACACGTCGAAACTCCCGCAGATTATGCCCGAGATGGACAACATCTCGAAACAGATGGGCGCGATGGCCGGCGGCGGCGACCCGAGTGCCTCCTCGAAAGACGGCGTGTTCGGCGGCATCCTCTCGGACATCAAAGACGTCATCACCGGCGGAGGTGGCAGCGGGGGGCAAGACAAAGAGAAACTCGCGGCCGCCGAGCAACTCGCACAGGAGTACGCCGACGAACTCCAGACGCACCTCGAACGGAAGGGGCGCTTCGAGCAGGTCTGTCTCGCGTACCAAGAGTAA
- a CDS encoding DUF6517 family protein, protein MSREARRREFLRSATGALALGGLTATSGCLSAITGSGALEFSASVASVPDSTLESTGFQEYRVEPLPVTREFTVAGETREVKVTNQLAQYDKAAELAGERLRAAMFVVLSTPAVEIAGQTLNPVGELSTRELARRMLTRYDGISNLQSDGEETVQVLGTDTTVGLFTADATISEGVTTTVRLHVSEAVQAGGDFVVTIGAYPTLLSGQADDVRTMMGAVTHDGG, encoded by the coding sequence ATGTCACGAGAGGCACGCAGACGGGAGTTCCTCCGCTCGGCCACCGGCGCGTTGGCGCTCGGGGGTCTAACCGCAACCAGCGGCTGTCTCAGTGCGATCACTGGATCCGGTGCGCTGGAGTTCTCCGCGAGCGTCGCGTCGGTCCCCGACTCGACGCTGGAATCGACTGGCTTCCAAGAGTACAGAGTCGAGCCGTTGCCAGTCACCCGCGAGTTCACCGTCGCCGGCGAGACCCGCGAGGTGAAGGTCACGAACCAACTCGCCCAGTACGACAAGGCCGCAGAGCTCGCCGGGGAACGCCTCCGCGCGGCGATGTTCGTCGTGCTGTCGACGCCGGCCGTCGAGATCGCGGGGCAGACCCTCAACCCGGTCGGCGAACTGAGCACGCGCGAACTCGCCCGGCGGATGCTCACCCGCTACGACGGCATCAGCAACCTCCAGTCGGACGGCGAGGAGACGGTGCAGGTCCTCGGCACCGACACGACCGTCGGCTTGTTCACCGCGGACGCGACCATCTCGGAGGGCGTCACGACCACCGTCAGACTCCACGTCTCGGAGGCCGTACAGGCCGGAGGCGACTTCGTCGTCACCATCGGCGCGTATCCGACGCTCCTCTCCGGGCAGGCCGACGACGTGCGCACGATGATGGGCGCGGTCACGCACGACGGTGGGTAA